ACACCCAACAAGTGTGATTAGCGTGATACCCAAAAACTCTGCCATTGTAGAAGAAACGCGAGAGCTCAAATAAAATGCGGCTACCACGATAAGTGTTTGATGAACCATGTAATAAGGCAGCACGCCACGGTTTAAGTAGCTAATAACTTTGCTCGGTTTAGATAAGTACTTTTGGCCAAACCCCAAAATTGCCGCAAGCCAAGCCCAATGATTGAGCACAACAATAACGCCCACTAATACGCGAAAGCTAAAAGAGGACTCCATTAATTCTCCTGTCGCGCCAAGCATGTCATGTCGGTCTAGTATAATCACGCTATAAAGCGTTATCGCGAAAGTAAGACTTATATAGCGCGCTCTCATCACCGCCGTGTATAACGCAGGTCGAAGCACGATTACCATGCCCACAAGCATCACCCAAAAATACTTAGCATGGCTGTACCAGTCGCTGACAAGATCATGAGTTGTTGGGTAAGCCGTACGTAGTTCAAGCCAGATATAAGTCATCAATGTCACTACAATGATGCTAAACAATGGCAAGCTATCGAGTAAGGTAGATTTAACTATCCCAACCCAGCGTATAAGTGGAAACAGAAGCAAGATAAGTACGCTATAAACAAAAAGGTAAGGCAAAAACCACAGGTGGTTCCACGTAAGTAACCCAATAATCGATTGTTTCTCTTTAAATAAATCGGTATTGGGGTTGATATAGGCAAGGTAGAAATCGATAAACGGCATTTCGAGTTTTCCACTTACCGTCCACTCAACAAAGACTTGTGGCGCCACAATGACAAACATCCCAAATATCAGTGGCACTAGTATTCTCAGAGTTCGCTTTCCTAGAATGCTCAGTGAAAACAACCAACGAGAAGGATGTTGTTCATATCCCCGGCGCAATACAACAGTGAACACCATTGCTGAGATTAAAAACAAGAGTGACATACGCCATTGATTGGTTAAGATCATGACGTCTTGCAGCAACGAAAACTGTATATCGCTTTT
The DNA window shown above is from Alteromonas sp. KC3 and carries:
- a CDS encoding acyltransferase family protein — protein: MTQAYVVNEPRLVSEEVDAFSLGREITNAQLTQRYFELDALRVIAFGVLILYHIGMFYVLDWGWHIKSDIQFSLLQDVMILTNQWRMSLLFLISAMVFTVVLRRGYEQHPSRWLFSLSILGKRTLRILVPLIFGMFVIVAPQVFVEWTVSGKLEMPFIDFYLAYINPNTDLFKEKQSIIGLLTWNHLWFLPYLFVYSVLILLLFPLIRWVGIVKSTLLDSLPLFSIIVVTLMTYIWLELRTAYPTTHDLVSDWYSHAKYFWVMLVGMVIVLRPALYTAVMRARYISLTFAITLYSVIILDRHDMLGATGELMESSFSFRVLVGVIVVLNHWAWLAAILGFGQKYLSKPSKVISYLNRGVLPYYMVHQTLIVVAAFYLSSRVSSTMAEFLGITLITLVGCAITYEIAKRFLVLRFLFGLKLKGAQKSE